CCCCTTACAGATTTGGAACACATGACCAAGTGATGAAAATTTGGTTATTGATGAAGATTTGGTTATTGTTGAAGATCTGGTTATTGTTAAAGAAACGACGGCATTAATGGCACCTAAGAGTAATATTACTCGTAAACAGGATGAGTTcatcctctctcttttttgagattatattgttttgtagGTGCTAATGAATTCGGAGGTTTTAGTGTGTTATTTAAATATACAGAGAAAATTAAGGAATCGATAAATTGTGTTGGAAATGTATGgatacaaatttgagtttttttttttttttttagcggCTGTGTCTATTTTTTAACCGCATAACGTGGATTACCAGTGTGAATGAAAGATTGCTTTGTCTGGcagattgtatattttagaacggaaaaaagaaaaaagagattgaGGACAAATATGGATTTTTCATTATTGGAGACATATGACAATGAGAGGGTATGATTGTGTTTTATATGTGTTATCCCGTGAAACCTAATGTTGGCCGTATTATATAGGCTGATGATATGGGTTGTCCGTTGTCGTCACGGAACAATATGTCAACATGCCAACTCATATGTGCACACTCCCAATATTTGAAACTAGAAAAATGAACATCTCCGCGTATacgtcgttttttttttttgcatgattGGGTTAATTAGTCTTCTCTTGTACacttgtttttttgggttttcacTTTGTTGTCGCATACTTTGAGTCTGATGTAAGCTATTATTGAAATTTGGAAAGCTTACTATACTAAGCTAGCGCTCAGAAAGTTCATGGCTGAACTTCTTGGCTGAAATTGAGGGCACAAAATTTGATAGGTATATATgaaatcataaaactctatgtATCGTAAGTGCATAATAACGCCCCTCCCATGAATCAACAGTCTAAATGTGTATTCCAAACCAACGCTATAGCTAGCTTGGATACTCATATATAAGAGATCACCTATATGTGACCAATTTAATCCATGCAATGATAAAAGAGAAATCGACATATTTAGTAAGTAAGGGATGAAATtaagaaaggaagaagatcggacaaaaaaaacaattaaattagcAAAATCGCGTAAGACAAATCGAAATGAAAAGATTTGACTTAATTGTACTTTACTTTCTAACAGAGCATACAAATAATTTGAAATCACTTAAGAAATAAATCTCTACATTTTATATTGAGGTGAGATGTAATtgctataacttttttttttctttttctaataatgtttttgattttattttaattattaaatgtaaTTGTAATGAAGTAAATCTCTGCATCTTAATGAGATGTATTAacacaactatatatatatagttctgtAAAGCCTTCCAAAAttagagttaatttttttttctgttaacaTCAACATTAATATAGAATTAGATTATCCTTCATcctatattaatattagaaaaaaacatactttGACCAAGTGTTTTCTTGGATGTGTTACCACTACTGTTCATTAGCGCCTCCGCAAAAACCGCAACTGTAACGCTTCTTCGCCGGAAAAAGTTTAACGAGACTTGTCGTCATCACTTGGTTTACTCAGGAAGATTACTACTTCCTTCTTTTTATAttgcttacttttttttttacttccacATGATCGCTTCCTTCTCCAGATTCCAAATCTCAATCCCCGATTTGATTCCGTCTTCGCCTCGATTTATTCGGCCTAGTCAACTCCAGTTCCGTTTCGGATTACGCCTTAGATTCCCCACTCGGTCAAAGAATCCGAATCAAATGGAGTGGATGAACCGCCTTGGAATCGGTTGTTTCGCGGCGAATCGGAGCAAAAGAGAGCTGAAGACGGAGATAGACAACGGCGGCGAGGATTTTTTCGATGCGGCTGTTATGGAATCTGCTGAGAAGCCGGATCATTTGGTGGTTATGGTTAACGGAATCGTTGGCAGgtaaaaaacacaatcaaagaGGTTTCAAAACGAATACAGTTGGTGATAGACTCTTTGCTAATTCCTGTGTTGGATTAGTGCGGCGGATTGGAAATATGCGGCGGAGCAGTTCGTGAAGAAGTTCCCGGACAAAGTACTTGTTCACCGTGCGTTGTTTCTTTAACCTTTAGAGATTTGTGGTTTTGAATGCTCTGTagttttatgatgttttagatTTTGATGAAACTGTTTGAAGCAGGTAGCGAGAGTAATAGTGCAACGTTGACATTTGATGGTGTTGATAAAATGGGTGAAAGGCTTGCTAATGAGGTATTTTGCCAGCATTGTTCTTTTCTCTTTGGTCTGCAAATTGTTGTTATAGTTCTTGATTGCCATGTTTGGAAAATATCTTGTGAAGGTTTTGGCTGTTGTTAAGAACAGAAGTGGGCTGAAGAAGATCTCTTTTGTGGCTCATTCTTTAGGAGGTCTTGTTGCAAGATATGCCATTGGGAAGCTGTATGAACAGTCAGTCGAAGTCGACTCTTTGGACTCTCCTTCCAAGGACAAGAGCTCGAGAGGAGGCGAAATTGCTGGGTTAGAACCTATGAACTTTATAACTTTCGCAACGCCTCATCTTGGTTCAAGAGGACATAGACAGGTGAATTGATGTTTTAGATAGCATGTCTAGGTCAGAATGTTTCTGTAaggttttcatatatatatatatatgtatagatcATATGTTTCTGTGTGAGATGCTTATGCTTGTCTTTATCCGCTCAGTTCCCGATTCTTTGTGGCCTCCCGTTTCTTGAAAGAACAGCATCCCAAACTGCACACTTGGCTGCTGGGAGGACTGGAAAACATTTGTTTCTGGTAGACAACGATGATGGAAATCCTCCACTTCTTATCCGAATGGCTACAGATTGTGATGACTTGAAATTCATGTAAATTGCTTTGGTCTCTGGGTGTTTTTTCATTGGTGACTTGCAGATTAAGATATGCTCACCTCTTCTTATGACCTGAACAGATCAGCTCTACATGTTTTCAAGCGTCGGGTGGCATATGCAAACGTGAATTTCGACTGTATCCTTCCCTGAAACAGAGCATGTTTTCTTAGTAACTGTCAGtgatttctcaaatttctatcaTTTACGAGAGTTTGCCTTAACTAATGACAAAGCCATGGTTGGATGGAGGACGTCTTCAATTCGCCGTCCAAATGAGCTCCCAAAGGTATGTCTTTACTTGTTGTAATTTGTGTACATCGTTAGTGGTGACAGGAATTTTATCAATAAACCTTAACCCTTCTCATCTTCCAGccaaaccttctagaaactgATCCAAACTATCCACACATTGTATACGTCGAAAATGGAAATGTAGACAATGGTAGTTGCCGGTCAACTTCCACAGTAGTAACAGAGCAAAACACTGATCTCGAAGGTTTGTCCATTTCTCTCTTGATATTTTCTCTAGATTTGCTAGAAACAATGATATCTCTATAAGATATTCCGGAAGTGCGGTAGATCCTTGCCTCATTATGTATAGCCCATTGGTCTTGCTTATATCCAAATCACAAACTTCATCATGTTATGGTTTCTGTGGAATGTAGAGGAAATGATACATGGACTCAGTCAGCTATCTTGGGAAAGAATAGATGTCAGCTTTCACAATAGTAAGCAACGATATGTCGCTCATAGTACCATCCAGGTAAGTTTCTTAAGACTCGAAAGCATTTCTGTTAATGGCATTTTacagaatgttttttttttgggtgatgTGTAGGTTAAAACATATTGGTTACATTCTGATGGCAAAGATGTTGTCTTCCACATGATGGATCATTTCTGTCTCTAGCCCCCCAGCATTTTTAACCGCTGCAATTAATTAGTCAGCGCGTGGTTCACCAGTTCCACCACCGACTAGACCAAAAGTGTGATTCAGTTGATACAGAGGTGCGCACTGTAAGAAGGCGATTGcattacaaactttttttttgttcctggTTATTTATAtcgtttttactttttactatatgatgcGATACAAATTGTGGTAAAGTTCATGCTACTATTCCTTAATGGTTATTCGAATGATATTCATTTTGTCGAACGATGAATCTGTACAGATCTACTCGTtctttgtaaaaattaatgttGGGTTTTTCAGTAGTTCTGTTTGCATCAGTTGCGATCTCGTTTGTTAGACACGTTCACATATAAACATAGTACGAATTGGACAAGAAAAGGGGGGAGAAAAGGAAAGGACGTACACACATGACCCCAACCATTGACCAATTGCccatgctaaaaaaaaaacaattattcagTTGGTAGCAGAGTAGTCTCCCATCCATTATATATGTCACTGTTCACATTGTCGGATCAGCCTAAAAACTAATATCTCATTGTCCAACTATGCTTTTTCAGTTTCACTGAATGGTTATAAAGATAAATGTTATATgccggaaaaaaaaatattgataaaaatgGTTATATATTTGGGGCTAATTGTTGATAGtggtatatatagaaatttagGAATAAAGGTGCAAAGAGAATAATTCTCAACTTCGTCTCGCCGCAACAGATTAGCTTAATAATATTCGGCACGTCAGCACGTGCCAATGTGGCCACATGCCTTCAAGTTTTTCTTTCACCTGAAGACATGTGTTTCTCCCTCTTGTTTTGTCGTATCATTTGTAATGACAGTTACTAATCTTTCTTTTTAGCAGTAATTAGTATTATAGTATTTAAGTTCtcataaaaattacataaaccGGATTTCCCTCGACAGTCGACACAGAACACGGGAAAAATATAGAggacagtaaaaaaaaataaaggactAAAACCCATACGAACTAacgatgaaaaacaaaacaaaaaaaatgaaatttatccCACTCGCTCTAAGTTAGGTCCACGTTATGACCCGACCAGACCCGCCTGTCTCAACTCCTAATCAACAGGTCACCGTAACTTCCGGTGCTCTGCCGTACCACTTTTATACTAGCTGGCCTCCTATTCATCTTTCTTCACTATGATCGCCACAAGTACAGCTCTGAGTCTGCTCAAACCGAGTCGCCGGCGTAGCTAGGTAAGTAGGTTTGACATCTCCAGCCATGATGACGAGAAACTTCTCCGGCATCGTCGCGGGCTTAGTCTTGTTAGTGTCCCCGTCGGGTTTGGCATCATCTCCACCCTCGAGGTCACGCTGAGCAGAGCCGGAGAGTCTCCAGTAAGAACAAGCGAGAATGAGAAGAGCGAGGGAGATGAGAGCCAACATGGCGGCTAAACCACCAAAGAGATAAGGAACTGGAGANNNNNNNNNNNNNNNNNNNNNNNNNNNNNNNNNNNNNNNNNNNNNNNNNNNNNNNNNNNNNNNNNNNNNNNNNNNNNNNNNNNNNNNNNNNNNNNNNNNNNNNNNNNNNNNNNNNNNNNNNNNNNNNNNNNNNNNNNNNNNNNNNNNNNNNNNNNNNNNNNNNNNNNNNNNNNNNNNNNNNNNNNNNNNNNNNNNNNNNNNNNNNNNNNNNNNNNNNNNNNNNNNNNNNNNNNNNNNNNNNNNNNNNNNNNNNNNNNNNNNNNNNNNNNNNNNNNNNNNNNNNNNNNNNNNNNNNNNNNNNNNNNNNNNNNNNNNNNNNNNNNNNNNNNNNNNNNNNNNNNNNNNNNNNNNNNNNNNNNNNNNNNNNNNNNNNNNNNNNNNNNNNNNNNNNNNNNNNNNNNNNNNNNNttttttttttttttttttttttttttttagattggtGGGAGAAGAGATTATGTTGTAAGGGGCATTTATAGAAGATAGAAGAGTGGATTATTcttaatgcattggattgtgctTTGTGCATGGTTCAGTATTGTATTACGAGAATCAATGATTAATGTGACTCTTGCCAATTTAATATTCGTGATTTGTACTTTGTAGAGAGTGTACTAGAGCGAGTATATTAactaaatcatttttttctagcGAATCATCTTCTATAATGGAGTGAATAATTCATTGGCCTTGGTATAACgatgaaattttaaatacttacatttattttttattaacatttAAAGACGATGTATTAGTTTTATATGTTGTCCTAGGCTTTTTATATCACTCTTCTCTTTATTACTTTAATAAAGTTCAAATCTTATTGGCGGAttttaatactctttaaatgcAATAATGGATCGAGGTTAAAGTGAGGNgggggggggggggggggaaagtgaagaataattgttttataatcTTGTTACGGCAATTTACACATTAACCTATTTGTTTCACCTCCTCttttttaacaaatcaaaatcttctaaacattatcttattttaaaaataaacgaaaattaaattaaaaagcaaaaccaattgaggaaacaaattatgtgtacttttaatcaagaaaagttaaatattggtttggtttagattttacaatttgaacaaaattatgtatcgatttgggtttacaaataaattgtttagaatttagattttacaattaaaacgaaattatatatctgtttgggtttacaaataatttttttagggtagattttataattaaaacgaaattatatgtcggtttgggtttacaaatgaggtagttagggtttagattttacaattagaacgaaattatatgtcggtttgggtttacaaatgaggtagttagggtttagattttacaattagaacgaaattatatgtcggtttgggtttacaaatgaggtagttagggtttagattttacaattagaacgaaattatatgtcggtttgggtttacaaatgaggtagttagggtttagattttacaattagaacgaaattatatgtcggtttgggtttacaaatgaggtagttagggtttagattttacaattagaacgaaattatatgtcggtttgggtttacaaatgaggtagttagggtttagattttacaattagaacgaaattatatgtcggtttgggtttacaaatgaggtagttagggtttagattttacaattagaacgaaattatatgtcggtttgggtttacaaatgaggtagttagggtttagattttacaattagaacgaaattatatgtcggtttgggtttacaaatgaggtagttagggtttagattttacaattagaacgaaattatatgtcggtttgggtttacaaatgaggtagttagggtttagattttacaattagaatgaaattatatgtcggtttgggtttataaaaaaatggtttaaatttttaatttataatagtatatacatattttattttcttattttacaaagaggtgaatggagaggttcacccctagaggtGAACGGAAGTATTGTTCTAATGCATATGTACGagaaaccaaaaattgaattattgGAGTAGTTCGACTGATTGAATgaatttttctttgaaagagCTAGATAAGACCAGATTCCAAGTTTAAATCTGGAGCTATTGCACAGTATACATGTTCTAATCCctgattcaaaacaaaaatatgtattttttttttgacaaaccaaaaatatgtattttgaaAGTAGAAAGTTTGTGattaccacacaaaaaaaaatgtaaaagttttgaaaaatatggAATAACGTACCAACTCAAACCAATTTCAATTCCATTAACCTTTCTTTGGATGACTTTACTTGGATTTGTTGGGACATCTGGATTATACAGTAAAATGAAATGATAGAATGAGATGAGTAATCAGCGTCAGCTTCCACCATGTATAAGGAGAAAAAACGGATATTCCATTAGTTTCCAATCACTTTCACTTACGTTCCCCATTTCCACATTCTTTCACTTTTcgtcttgttttctttaattcgttcattttatatttttatatcattctTTAATGTGTCCACTAAGTATTGTGTTAAACaactaatatttcatttagatGACTAAAAGGAATTTCTAAGGCAAAACTTTTCTAAAGCATCTAAGCCAACATATTGTTGTGCGGTTAATATTCCATCCAACACAATCCCCTTCTTACATTAATCTACGACATATACTCTAAAGTGTATAGGTTAATTCATTTGAATCATTTCCCTCATTGTGTATATGTATTCATACTGTCATCTATAACATGTGTGGTGGAGACGGAATACATAACTCGAATGATACTATTTGTAATAACAGAAGttactaatttatatatactttttttataaCCAAAGCCTAAAAGTATTTTATTGACTAGTTTTCTTTACTGACTGGAAGTGCACTATTTAAATTAACAAGTGTGTGGTCCGTATAATGTATTCCCTGATCCGACTTAaattatcagatttgatttgtgtttgtacATGAATCATAGGGAATCATATTCTTGTTAAATAGGCAACGTTACATGTGAAGATAATGTATAAAATTAATACATACCTAGGAACCCATTAGTTTCTCGAACAAACAAATTTAAGTACGATGATTAAATTTTGGAgttctattcttcttctttttccggTAATTATTCTACGAAAGTGGCTTAGACCAGTTAGAACCAGTTTTATCGGTAAGATGGATGGGTTCTTCATGTTTGTGCTTGGTAAACAATCAGAATACTTGTCCtctttactttaatttattttgcaaaatcCAGAAAAGTTGCCTAAAATACATGGTAGGATGTATTTCTGCTCAGGGATTTCatggttataaacttataatctATGTTAAATAATAGATACATTTTTTAACTCTTAATATTGACGTTCAAATGCTCTGTTGTTTATATTGTTaacaattaatttaatatactaGTTCctaattttgttaagtttattAAATCAGAGTTATACATACAAGTATGGCTATGAGTCTGGATATTAATGAATAGGGATTGTACATACTCTACCCATTTTAATTTAAGTAGTCAACGAACAAATCTatcttttataacaaaaaaaatacgtTTTAGAATGTAGAAAGGTAAGCTCTGAGTAATTGAGCCACTTGAAAAGTAATTAGATGAAGAAATAAACACAATTTAAAAACTAGGTGAAAGCATTATTCTCTGAACGTTGCAATATCTAATGGTTTCAAAACTAGATATTGGTGTTATCT
The sequence above is a segment of the Camelina sativa cultivar DH55 chromosome 10, Cs, whole genome shotgun sequence genome. Coding sequences within it:
- the LOC104717680 gene encoding uncharacterized protein LOC104717680; this translates as MIASFSRFQISIPDLIPSSPRFIRPSQLQFRFGLRLRFPTRSKNPNQMEWMNRLGIGCFAANRSKRELKTEIDNGGEDFFDAAVMESAEKPDHLVVMVNGIVGSAADWKYAAEQFVKKFPDKVLVHRSESNSATLTFDGVDKMGERLANEVLAVVKNRSGLKKISFVAHSLGGLVARYAIGKLYEQSVEVDSLDSPSKDKSSRGGEIAGLEPMNFITFATPHLGSRGHRQFPILCGLPFLERTASQTAHLAAGRTGKHLFLVDNDDGNPPLLIRMATDCDDLKFISALHVFKRRVAYANVNFDSMVGWRTSSIRRPNELPKPNLLETDPNYPHIVYVENGNVDNGSCRSTSTVVTEQNTDLEEEMIHGLSQLSWERIDVSFHNSKQRYVAHSTIQVKTYWLHSDGKDVVFHMMDHFCL